The Coffea arabica cultivar ET-39 chromosome 1e, Coffea Arabica ET-39 HiFi, whole genome shotgun sequence genome has a window encoding:
- the LOC113711509 gene encoding mediator of RNA polymerase II transcription subunit 4-like yields the protein MLQNVPHQIVQSPARLGLPNPNSPSLQNTTPAKFASQAQQSHPPNQQPYASSIIPTSSTLLPLLPPLPRAQSILLQMSSLASRLFDVSPNRSHWISAFRGSLPSFLSSQSQPLTSTAPDSYPSSSKEILALFTNLQTQLFEAVAELQEILDLQDGKQKLSHEIRSKDAAILALASKLKEAEQVLDNLVDDYSDYRRSKRSKSEDVAEDSSTTTVASQLKLSDILSYAHRISYTTFAPPEFGAGQAPLRGALPPAPQEEQMRASQLYAFADHDVGLPKTDEDKKKTIEPLIETPVGQPAEPNPLANLAGMQGLLPPNIAMPSGWKPGMPVELPSDLPILPPPGWKPGDPVALPPLDSLPIPPRIEEQQPQHIPPPMLTKAPEPIQVRHVQLDIDDDSSDYSSDVGSSDSED from the coding sequence ATGCTCCAGAATGTTCCACATCAGATTGTGCAATCTCCAGCTAGGCTAGGGTTACCAAATCCAAATTCACCTTCTCTTCAAAACACTACTCCGGCTAAGTTTGCCTCCCAAGCCCAGCAATCTCATCCACCCAATCAACAGCCATATGCATCAAGCATTATTCCAACTTCTTCAACACTTCTTCCTCTCCTTCCCCCTCTGCCAAGAGCTCAGTCTATTCTTCTGCAAATGTCCTCACTTGCCTCAAGACTTTTTGATGTCTCACCTAATAGGTCGCATTGGATTAGCGCATTTCGAGGTTCCCTACCCTCCTTCTTGTCTTCCCAATCCCAACCTTTGACATCAACTGCACCAGATTCCTACCCTTCTTCCTCCAAAGAAATTCTCGCTCTTTTCACAAACCTTCAAACTCAGCTATTTGAAGCTGTTGCAGAGCTCCAAGAAATTCTTGATCTTCAAGATGGAAAACAGAAACTCTCGCACGAAATCAGGTCAAAAGATGCTGCAATTCTTGCACTTGCAAGCAAGCTCAAAGAAGCTGAGCAGGTTCTTGACAACCTTGTGGATGATTACTCGGATTATCGCCGTTCAAAACGGTCCAAGTCAGAAGATGTTGCAGAAGATTCTTCAACCACCACTGTGGCATCTCAGCTGAAGCTTTCTGATATATTGTCATATGCCCATAGGATAAGCTACACTACTTTTGCACCACCAGAATTTGGTGCTGGACAGGCTCCTCTCCGTGGGGCACTCCCACCTGCTCCACAGGAGGAGCAAATGCGGGCATCCCAACTGTACGCTTTTGCTGATCATGATGTTGGTTTACCAAAAACAGATGAGGATAAGAAGAAAACTATAGAGCCATTGATCGAAACTCCTGTTGGGCAACCAGCAGAGCCAAATCCACTGGCCAATCTTGCTGGAATGCAGGGTCTACTTCCACCTAATATTGCTATGCCATCAGGATGGAAACCTGGAATGCCCGTGGAGTTGCCCAGTGATCTACCTATTCTTCCTCCACCTGGTTGGAAACCTGGTGATCCAGTGGCACTGCCCCCATTGGATTCTCTTCCTATACCTCCTAGAATTGAAGAGCAACAACCTCAGCATATCCCCCCTCCAATGCTTACAAAGGCACCCGAGCCTATACAAGTTCGGCATGTGCAGCTTGACATTGACGATGACAGTAGTGATTATAGCAGTGATGTTGGTAGCTCTGACAGTGAAGATTAG